The following proteins come from a genomic window of Fontisubflavum oceani:
- a CDS encoding cobyric acid synthase — MRAVMIQGTGSDVGKSMLVAGLCRAARRRGLSVAPFKPQNMSNNAAVTADGGEIGRAQALQAMACGLVPMTDMNPVLLKPETDIGAQVVVQGQRLISASARDYSALKQTLMAAVLESFTRLKAAHDLVIVEGAGSPAEVNLRPRDIANMGFAVAADVPVVLAGDIDRGGVIAQIVGTQAVIDPGDAAMIAGFLVNKFRGDVSLFDDGYARIETETGWPGFGVLPWFRDAWKLPAEDALSMGAPKREGGFHIVCLALSRIANFDDLDPLMQEPGVRLTMLGPGRAIPGDADLVILPGTKSTRGDLAFLRAQGWDVDLAAHHRRGGHILGICGGYQMLGRVVADPEGIEGPAGETPGLGFLDIETVMTPAKRLTEVGAVHAASGAGFHGYEIHIGASDGSDRARPFAYIADTPEGAMSADGRVQGSYLHGMFRDDEFRGAWLGQFDVAASDAAYGESVEHTLDALADHMEAHLDVSGLLGLAR; from the coding sequence ATGCGGGCAGTGATGATCCAGGGCACGGGCTCGGATGTGGGCAAGTCGATGCTGGTCGCGGGGCTTTGTCGCGCCGCGCGACGGCGCGGGCTCTCGGTTGCGCCGTTCAAACCGCAAAACATGTCGAACAATGCCGCGGTGACCGCCGATGGCGGCGAGATCGGGCGGGCGCAGGCGTTGCAGGCGATGGCCTGTGGCCTGGTGCCGATGACCGATATGAACCCGGTTTTGTTGAAGCCGGAAACGGATATCGGCGCGCAGGTGGTGGTGCAGGGGCAACGGCTCATCTCGGCCTCGGCGCGGGATTATAGCGCGCTGAAGCAGACGCTCATGGCGGCGGTTCTGGAGAGCTTCACGCGGCTGAAAGCGGCGCATGATCTGGTGATTGTCGAAGGCGCGGGCAGTCCGGCGGAGGTCAATCTCCGCCCGCGCGACATTGCCAATATGGGATTTGCTGTGGCGGCGGATGTGCCGGTTGTGTTGGCGGGTGATATCGACCGCGGCGGGGTCATTGCGCAGATCGTCGGCACGCAAGCGGTGATCGACCCGGGCGATGCAGCGATGATTGCGGGGTTCTTGGTCAACAAGTTCCGGGGCGATGTGAGCCTCTTCGATGATGGGTATGCGCGGATTGAGACCGAGACGGGCTGGCCCGGATTCGGCGTCCTGCCGTGGTTCCGTGACGCTTGGAAGTTGCCTGCGGAGGATGCGCTGTCGATGGGCGCGCCGAAGCGCGAAGGTGGTTTTCATATCGTCTGCCTGGCGCTTTCGCGGATTGCGAATTTCGATGATCTGGACCCGTTGATGCAAGAACCGGGCGTTCGGCTGACCATGCTGGGACCGGGGCGGGCGATCCCCGGGGATGCGGATTTGGTGATCTTGCCGGGGACGAAGTCGACTCGCGGGGATCTGGCCTTTTTGCGGGCGCAGGGCTGGGATGTTGATTTGGCGGCGCATCATCGCCGGGGCGGGCATATCCTGGGGATTTGCGGCGGCTATCAGATGTTGGGCCGGGTTGTGGCTGACCCTGAGGGGATTGAAGGGCCGGCCGGCGAAACGCCTGGCCTTGGGTTCTTGGATATTGAGACGGTGATGACCCCGGCGAAGCGGCTGACGGAAGTGGGCGCGGTTCACGCGGCGAGCGGGGCCGGATTTCATGGATATGAGATTCACATCGGGGCGAGCGACGGGTCGGACCGGGCGCGGCCCTTTGCCTATATCGCTGATACGCCCGAAGGGGCCATGAGCGCGGATGGGCGGGTGCAGGGCAGCTATCTGCATGGGATGTTTCGAGATGATGAGTTCCGGGGCGCGTGGCTTGGTCAATTTGATGTCGCCGCGTCGGATGCCGCTTACGGGGAGAGTGTCGAGCACACCTTGGATGCGCTGGCCGATCATATGGAGGCGCATTTGGATGTGAGCGGTTTGCTTGGGTTGGCGCGGTGA
- a CDS encoding DNA polymerase IV, whose amino-acid sequence MPALCRDCLTTFETGARCPACARPRIVSHPELFDLSIAHMDCDAFYASVEKRDNPELRDKPVIIGGGKRGVVSTACYIARIKGVKSAMPMFKALKLCPEAVVVPGRMEIYAQVSRQIRAMMEDLTPAIEPLSLDEAFMDLTGTARLHGKPPAAMLAGLVRRMRKELGITGSIGLSHNKFLAKIASDLDKPRGFSVIGAAETQDFLAEKPVRMIWGIGEAGQASLDKAGIRTFSDLRRWDRKALSERFGTMGDRLYFLSRGEDYRRVKRDRAVKSISNETTFFDDVADPDILDGHIWRMTEKVAARAKAKDIAGRVVTLKLKRADFSQITRRISLGDATHMADRIYRTARELFDAVEHTKPYRLLGVGLSDLVPADEADRSGNLLDPDQSKRYEAERAADAIRDRFGKDAIVKGRALR is encoded by the coding sequence ATGCCCGCGCTGTGCCGCGATTGCTTGACCACCTTTGAGACTGGTGCCCGCTGCCCCGCCTGCGCCCGGCCACGAATCGTGTCGCATCCCGAACTGTTTGATCTCTCCATCGCCCATATGGATTGCGATGCGTTCTACGCCTCGGTCGAAAAACGCGACAATCCAGAGCTGCGCGACAAGCCGGTGATCATCGGCGGCGGCAAGCGCGGCGTGGTCTCGACGGCCTGTTATATTGCGCGGATCAAAGGCGTGAAATCCGCCATGCCGATGTTCAAGGCGCTGAAACTGTGCCCCGAGGCGGTGGTGGTGCCCGGGCGGATGGAGATCTATGCCCAGGTCTCCCGCCAAATCCGCGCGATGATGGAAGACCTCACACCCGCGATCGAGCCGCTCTCGCTTGATGAGGCGTTCATGGACCTGACAGGCACCGCCCGACTTCATGGCAAACCGCCCGCCGCGATGCTTGCCGGCTTGGTGCGCCGAATGCGCAAAGAGCTTGGGATCACCGGCTCGATCGGCCTCAGCCACAACAAATTTCTCGCCAAGATCGCCTCTGACCTCGACAAGCCGCGCGGCTTTTCGGTGATCGGGGCCGCGGAAACGCAGGACTTCCTGGCGGAGAAACCCGTCCGGATGATCTGGGGCATCGGCGAGGCGGGTCAGGCCTCGCTCGACAAGGCCGGCATCCGCACCTTCTCGGATCTTAGGCGTTGGGACCGCAAAGCCCTGTCGGAGCGCTTTGGGACTATGGGGGATCGGCTCTATTTCCTGTCGCGTGGGGAGGATTATCGCCGTGTCAAACGCGACCGCGCCGTCAAAAGCATCTCAAACGAAACCACATTTTTTGACGATGTTGCCGATCCGGATATCCTCGACGGCCATATCTGGCGGATGACTGAGAAAGTCGCCGCCCGGGCCAAGGCGAAAGACATCGCCGGGCGTGTTGTGACGCTCAAACTGAAACGGGCAGATTTCAGCCAGATCACCCGCCGCATCTCGCTTGGCGACGCCACCCATATGGCCGATCGAATCTATCGCACCGCGCGAGAGCTTTTCGACGCGGTGGAGCACACGAAACCTTACCGGCTTTTGGGCGTCGGCCTCTCCGATCTGGTCCCGGCCGATGAAGCCGACCGTTCGGGCAACCTGCTCGATCCGGACCAAAGCAAACGGTATGAGGCCGAACGCGCCGCCGATGCGATCCGAGATCGGTTCGGCAAAGATGCCATCGTGAAAGGCCGCGCCCTCCGCTGA
- a CDS encoding peptidoglycan-binding domain-containing protein: MSYRYLWAAFGLLLPQVAFADTALVIDNSRFDEAATIRAADDLLDAADDLEEAGFRVFAGEDQTAAEIRALLSEVLAEGEESRVVIALSGHFAQATLLDGAGGESWFLGRDVDAPDLATVGGQGVALSTILEIASQAQGRAIVLLGTEDRSIELGTGLQPGMGQIDVPQGVTVISGEARDVARFARRDLLEPGVSIGEMVARSDTLTGFGFLPQSLPFLDLPEAEGSAEVIAPPPVETGSDPEELALWEAVAELNTEAAYTAYLNEYPAGPNAAEARARVDAIRAEPGRAARLAEEALELTRAERQEIQRDLTLLDYNPRGIDGIFGPGSRGAIGAWQAAEGIEASGYLDTDQITRLSDMADARAAELEEEARLRAEAQERADRAYWQALGQGADEAGLRSYLERYPDGVFSDLARARLEDIEAVARAETEAEERAAWDWAQDQDTEAAYRGYLESYPDGAFAGAANARLDELVDDGRDRDVIAQLEAREAGLNLTPVTRRLIEQRLAGAGLDPGPVDGVFDNDTRRAMRRYQQARNLQVTGYLDQSTVVRLLADAMGVIIRQ, translated from the coding sequence GGCACTGGTGATTGACAATAGCCGCTTTGACGAGGCCGCGACGATCCGGGCGGCGGATGATCTTCTGGATGCGGCGGATGATTTGGAAGAGGCCGGGTTTCGGGTCTTCGCCGGCGAGGATCAAACCGCCGCAGAGATTCGGGCGTTGCTTTCGGAGGTTTTGGCCGAAGGTGAGGAGAGCCGCGTGGTCATCGCGCTTAGCGGGCATTTTGCGCAGGCGACCCTCTTGGACGGAGCTGGCGGAGAGAGCTGGTTTCTGGGCCGCGACGTGGATGCGCCCGATCTGGCGACCGTTGGCGGACAGGGCGTCGCGCTGAGCACCATTCTCGAGATCGCGAGCCAAGCGCAGGGGCGGGCTATTGTGCTCTTGGGCACCGAGGATCGGTCGATTGAACTTGGGACGGGGTTGCAGCCCGGCATGGGGCAAATCGACGTACCGCAAGGGGTGACGGTGATCTCAGGTGAGGCGCGGGATGTGGCCCGGTTTGCCCGGCGGGACCTGTTGGAGCCGGGCGTGTCTATCGGCGAAATGGTGGCCCGGTCGGACACCCTGACGGGATTTGGGTTTCTGCCGCAGTCACTGCCGTTTCTCGACTTGCCAGAGGCCGAAGGCAGCGCCGAGGTTATCGCACCGCCGCCGGTTGAAACGGGTTCGGACCCTGAGGAACTGGCACTTTGGGAGGCCGTTGCCGAATTGAACACCGAAGCGGCCTATACCGCCTATCTCAACGAATACCCCGCGGGCCCGAATGCGGCCGAAGCGCGGGCGCGGGTCGATGCCATTCGCGCGGAGCCGGGCCGGGCGGCGCGTTTGGCCGAAGAGGCGCTGGAGCTAACACGGGCGGAACGGCAGGAGATTCAGCGCGATCTGACCCTTCTGGACTACAATCCGCGCGGCATTGACGGGATTTTCGGCCCCGGTTCGCGCGGCGCGATTGGCGCTTGGCAGGCAGCGGAGGGGATCGAGGCGTCCGGCTATCTCGACACCGATCAGATCACCCGGCTGTCAGATATGGCCGACGCGCGGGCAGCGGAGTTGGAGGAAGAGGCGCGGTTGCGGGCCGAGGCGCAGGAGCGGGCCGACCGGGCCTATTGGCAAGCCTTGGGTCAGGGAGCGGATGAAGCCGGGCTTCGGTCTTACTTGGAGCGGTATCCCGATGGGGTGTTTTCCGATCTCGCCCGGGCCCGTTTAGAGGACATCGAAGCGGTGGCCCGTGCGGAAACCGAGGCGGAGGAGCGCGCGGCCTGGGATTGGGCGCAGGATCAGGACACTGAGGCCGCTTATCGCGGGTATCTGGAGAGCTATCCGGACGGTGCCTTTGCAGGGGCCGCCAATGCGCGGTTGGATGAGTTGGTAGATGACGGGCGCGACCGCGATGTCATCGCCCAACTCGAGGCGCGGGAAGCGGGTTTGAATTTGACCCCTGTCACGCGGCGCCTGATCGAGCAGCGCTTGGCGGGCGCGGGCCTCGACCCGGGGCCGGTCGACGGTGTCTTTGACAACGATACCCGCCGCGCGATGCGCCGCTATCAACAGGCGCGCAACTTGCAGGTGACGGGCTATCTGGATCAGTCTACGGTGGTCCGGCTGCTGGCCGATGCGATGGGTGTGATCATCCGGCAGTGA
- the ykgO gene encoding type B 50S ribosomal protein L36, producing MKVKNSLRSLKQRHRDCRVVRRKGRVYVINKTQRRFKARQG from the coding sequence ATGAAGGTCAAGAACTCGCTCCGCTCGCTCAAGCAGCGCCATCGCGATTGCCGCGTCGTGCGCCGTAAGGGCCGCGTTTATGTGATCAACAAAACGCAGCGCCGGTTCAAAGCCCGCCAGGGCTGA
- a CDS encoding N-formylglutamate amidohydrolase, with translation MPRQAYRLDLPETVTTPVVAASPHSGRHYPWSFTRRTVLDERAIRSSEDAFMDMLVADAPRLGAPLLVAEYPRAYVDLNRSSDELDPSVVAGLRRPSQNPRISSGLGVIPRVVANGRVIYRGKLTLEEAEARLSQVWHPYHAALDGLMRQAHDRFGRAVLLDFHSMPHEALDSMSRPGQRRPEVVLGDRFGASCDPFVVEEIEAAFEEAGLIVSRNAPFAGAFVTQHYGRPARGRHAVQIEIDRSLYMNEQLIRPNGNFENVKALIAEVLRRVIGPQAGQVPLAAE, from the coding sequence ATGCCGCGCCAAGCCTATCGCCTCGATCTGCCAGAGACCGTGACCACGCCGGTGGTTGCTGCGTCGCCGCATTCGGGGCGGCATTATCCTTGGAGTTTTACCCGTCGGACGGTGCTGGATGAACGCGCGATCCGTTCCTCCGAAGATGCGTTTATGGACATGCTGGTGGCTGATGCGCCCAGGCTCGGCGCGCCGCTTTTGGTGGCGGAGTACCCCCGCGCCTATGTGGATCTGAACCGCAGTTCTGATGAGTTGGACCCCAGTGTTGTGGCCGGTCTACGCCGCCCGTCGCAGAACCCAAGGATCAGTTCGGGCCTTGGCGTGATCCCGCGCGTGGTGGCCAATGGGCGGGTGATCTATCGCGGGAAACTGACCCTGGAAGAGGCGGAAGCACGGCTTAGCCAGGTCTGGCACCCTTATCATGCGGCGCTGGACGGGCTGATGCGCCAGGCTCATGACCGGTTTGGGCGCGCCGTGCTGCTGGATTTCCACTCCATGCCACATGAGGCGCTCGACAGCATGTCGCGACCGGGGCAGCGACGGCCCGAAGTGGTTTTGGGTGATCGCTTTGGGGCGTCCTGTGATCCGTTTGTGGTCGAAGAGATCGAGGCGGCTTTTGAGGAGGCCGGTTTGATTGTGAGCCGGAATGCGCCCTTCGCCGGGGCGTTCGTCACGCAGCATTATGGCCGCCCCGCGCGCGGACGGCACGCGGTGCAGATCGAGATCGACCGGTCGCTTTATATGAACGAGCAATTGATCCGCCCGAATGGCAATTTCGAAAACGTGAAGGCGCTGATCGCGGAGGTTCTGCGCCGGGTGATCGGGCCGCAAGCCGGGCAGGTGCCGCTGGCGGCGGAGTGA
- a CDS encoding DUF1868 domain-containing protein yields the protein MTHSIEVTDYAARSHSSPPSRLGTRYDATRFLPEAGNTVVCHLDFNAPVHQAVLEARARMQVLPGAEQFLYTPVDSLHMTVFEGVIETRRTPDAWPEGLDREAPIARLTEVLSDRLAHFHSPPRFAVRAMGIRPSGLILEGATAEDVAHLRAWREALTEPFGYRHEEHDAYRHHMTFAYPTGWIADADLPVWEAELPAILEDLVEAAPVIPLTAPAFCRFNDMTRFEELLILGA from the coding sequence ATGACGCACAGTATCGAAGTCACCGACTATGCTGCCCGCAGCCATAGCAGCCCACCATCGCGCCTGGGCACACGCTATGACGCGACTCGCTTTCTGCCCGAAGCGGGCAATACGGTGGTCTGCCATCTGGATTTCAATGCGCCGGTCCACCAAGCCGTGCTTGAGGCTCGCGCCCGTATGCAGGTCCTGCCCGGCGCGGAACAGTTCCTCTACACGCCTGTCGACAGCCTGCATATGACGGTGTTTGAAGGTGTGATTGAGACCCGCCGAACGCCCGACGCCTGGCCCGAGGGTCTGGATCGAGAGGCCCCGATCGCGCGTCTGACGGAGGTCCTATCTGATCGGTTGGCGCATTTCCATTCGCCGCCGCGCTTTGCCGTGCGCGCCATGGGGATCAGGCCCTCAGGTCTCATCCTCGAAGGCGCGACAGCAGAGGACGTGGCGCATCTGCGGGCGTGGCGCGAGGCTTTGACCGAGCCGTTCGGATACCGTCATGAGGAGCATGATGCCTATCGCCACCACATGACCTTCGCCTACCCGACCGGCTGGATTGCAGATGCCGATTTGCCCGTCTGGGAGGCCGAGCTGCCTGCGATTCTTGAAGACCTCGTAGAGGCGGCGCCGGTTATTCCGCTGACCGCGCCTGCATTCTGTCGGTTCAATGATATGACCCGGTTTGAAGAACTGCTCATCCTCGGCGCGTGA